Part of the Brevibacillus brevis genome is shown below.
TTAACGCCTATAACGCCTAATAGTCAGACTGTCAAGATAAATGACAACTTTTTATTGAAGGTAAAAATGCTGGCGATGAGAGCATCTCGTCCGAATCCCATGGCCGAAAGAGCCTCCCGTAACGACCGAATCCCACGGCCGAATCCGATGAAGGATGGGATAGGCATGTTCTGGGGCTGTGGGATTATTTTCCTGATGGGCTTCCTTTCACGCGGGCGCCTTGCTATGATAAATACACTTATTAAATGCGTTTAATAAGTGCTTGGAACCGAGGTGATGTTTTTGTGAGCGAAAAGATGGTTACGCCAAAAGACATGAAGAGCGCAATCGTGAAGGGCATTCGCGCCACGCTGCTATCGTCCGGCAGCGCAACGAAAGTCGAACTCAGTGAAAAGCTGGGCATCAGCTTTCCGACGATCAGCAAGTGCATTGCCCGGATGGAGAAGGCTGGCGAAGTTTTTTCCGCCGGACTCGATGACTCGAGCGGCGGCAGAAGGGCTCAGCGGTACGCCTATCATCCGGACTATCGGCTGGTCGCGACCCTGTTTCTTGAGAAAACGGAAACGCATTACACGGTCTACAATGCTGTGGGAGAAGTGAAGGAGAAGGGATTGTGTTCCGGGCTGCTTCAGGACGGCATCGAGATGCTGGCAAGGCAAATCGAGGCTTTGATCAAACGGCACCCAAAGATCCGTTCGCTGGCATTCGGCGTGCCGGGAGCGGTCAACGACGGGCGGATCATCCATATTCCAGGATACGAGAGGTTTCAGAATTTTGACCTGAAGGGCTTTGTGGAAGCGCGATTCGCGCTGCCTGCCATCGTGGAGAACGATATGAACGCGGCCGTCTTGGGCTACTCCGACAAGTTGGAGCTTTGCGAGAACCATTCCCTTGTCTATCTGTATTTCGGCCAAAACGGTCCAGGGGCAGGGATACTCGTCAACGGCAAGGTCGTTCGTGGAAGCACATCATTTTCGGGTGAAGTTTCTTTCATCCCCCTGTACGACCGTCGAAA
Proteins encoded:
- a CDS encoding ROK family transcriptional regulator codes for the protein MSEKMVTPKDMKSAIVKGIRATLLSSGSATKVELSEKLGISFPTISKCIARMEKAGEVFSAGLDDSSGGRRAQRYAYHPDYRLVATLFLEKTETHYTVYNAVGEVKEKGLCSGLLQDGIEMLARQIEALIKRHPKIRSLAFGVPGAVNDGRIIHIPGYERFQNFDLKGFVEARFALPAIVENDMNAAVLGYSDKLELCENHSLVYLYFGQNGPGAGILVNGKVVRGSTSFSGEVSFIPLYDRRNFQQAITNPEGVPAMQDDIGVDAVSRLVSTFAAILNPNAVIFCRDEVTEELLDAIVTRSASYISKEHLPTVAVSDWKEDYLHGLKRLGLDLLIAANDD